The nucleotide window CCGGGAACGGGGAATCCGTTTTTCCCGGTAAAAGAAGCAGTGAAGCTCTATACAAGTTTTGCTCTTCCGAGTTCTCAACATGCGTCTTGGAATTTGAATATTACCAGTCTTTATCCGGAACAAAAGGAAATCGGTGTATTTGCCCGCGGAAAGACTGCTATGATCTTTGGTTTTTCCAATATGTATAATGAGATTAAAATTGCGATAGATGGACTTGCCCGCGCCAACGAACAAACTATTCAGATGGAAAATGTAGGAGTCGCTCCATCTCCTCAGTTCTCCACTTCCACTGAAAATGGAAAAAATGATGCTTTTGCAAAATATTATCCGTTTGTCGTCTCACGAACGAGTGAAAATTCCGAAGTGGCTTGGGATTTTTTGAAATTTCTCTCAACGCGTGAGAGTCTTGTTGAATATCACAAAAAAACGAATAAACCTACGTCTCGACAAGATATGATCGAAGAACAATCGACAGAAAAATTCTGGGGGACATTTGCGAGACAGGCTCCGTATGCAAAGAGCCTTCTTACCCGCCAGCCAAAAGCATTTTTTGAGATTTTCGGAAAAGTGGTTGATGAAATTGTAAAAAACAAAACTTCGGTCGATGCCGGTATTCAGACCGCTGAAAAGCAGATGAACTGCATTCTCAAAAAAATGGAAAAACCTGAGTCTGAAGAAAATTGCTTTGCATCATAGTCTCTTTTGGAACCACCGAGAAATGGTCTCCTCTTCCCCTCATCGCAGCAGCGGCAAGATGTTCACTGCGATTCAGATTTGCTGGGGAGCGTTTCTCATTTCTCTTTTTCTTCCGATGAAATTTCACGTGGAGGAAAGTGGGAGTTTTTGGAGTGGGATTTTTTCTCCATTTTCTACAGTTTTTTGGCCTCCGAGTTTCTTCATTTTTGGATTTCTCCTCATTATTCTGGGAATATGGAACCTCGGCTCCATCCATGATGCAAAACACAAAGAAAAGATTCCTCACTCACTCATTTTCTCTTGGAGCTTTTTTCTCGTCGTAGGAAGTATCTCTCTTTGGGGGGGGAATGTCTCTGGAGCGGCGCTCAATTTTCTTTTGAAGTGGTGTATGGTTGGTGGAATTTTTTATGGAATTATCCATCATTTTTTTCGTGAAACATCTTTTGTTTCCGTGTTGGCATATATCGGACTTTTTGAAGCACTTCTCGGAATTTCTCAAACACTCTTTAGTTTTTTTTCTCCGGAAATTTTCCCTATTGGAGATCCTGTCCTTCGAACGCCATTTGGAGAAATCTGGAGGGCAACAGGTACTCTTGAGCATCCAAACATTCTTGGATTTTTTTTAGTTTTTGTATTTTTTCTCCTCCTCGAAAATATACAAAAATGGAGAGTGCTTCGAATTCTTCTTGTTCTCGGAATTTTTTGCACATTTTCCAAAGCAACCCTCATTGCTCTTATCATTGGAAGTATTGCCAGCTTCGACACTTTAGACAAAATCGACAAGCGCATTGTCTCCTTTATTATTCTTAGTGTTCTGAGTGTTTTTGTAATATTCTTTCGCCATACTTTTGACAATATGTCTGTTTCAGAATCTGAAAGAATTTTACAAATTTTTGTGAGTTTTCAGATTTTTTTGAAACATCCTATTTTTGGGCTTGGGCTTGGAAATTCTCTTTCAGAAGCCGTAAAAATAGTCCCCATTTTTCCCTGGCAACTTCAGCCAGTGCATAATGTATTTCTTCTTATTTTAAGTGAAACAGGAATTGTCGGATTTTTGATATTCGCATTTCTCTCAGGAAGTATCATTAGAAAAATATTCGCAAATGCCGATCCTAAACGCAGAAAGTTGTTTTTTGGTATAAGTGCTGCAGTCTGTACTTTTGCACTTTTTGATCATCTTCTCATTACAAGTACTCTTGGGATGATTCTTTTTGGAATTTATGCAGGACTTGTTTTTCAGAATGAAGATTGAAAAGACTGGATTTTTGCTTGATCTCTCCATCTTGCATTTTCTCTTCATTTTTGAGACTCTTTTTTTGAGATATTCTTACTTTCCCATAATGAGAAATAACAGTCCTCTCGCGATTCCAATTCAGAGAATTTTTGACTCAGCTAAGGGGGTAAAAACTTTTGTTTTTCACGTCTCAATGGAATCTTTTCCCGGACAGTTTGTCATGGTGTGGATTCCGGGAAAAGATGAAAAACCCTTTTCTATTTCTCGGGATAAAAATGGAGAGTTTTGGCTTATGGTTGCTGATGTTGGACCATTTTCACATGCGCTTTGTTCATTTCGTCCCGGCGACACAATTGGGATTCGAGGTCCATTTGGGAAAGGATATTCTCTTCCCAAAAAGAAAAATATTGTTCTTGTGGGCGGTGGATATGGAATGGCTCCGCTTCATAATTGTGGAGTATGGC belongs to Candidatus Peregrinibacteria bacterium and includes:
- a CDS encoding O-antigen ligase family protein; the encoded protein is MVSSSPHRSSGKMFTAIQICWGAFLISLFLPMKFHVEESGSFWSGIFSPFSTVFWPPSFFIFGFLLIILGIWNLGSIHDAKHKEKIPHSLIFSWSFFLVVGSISLWGGNVSGAALNFLLKWCMVGGIFYGIIHHFFRETSFVSVLAYIGLFEALLGISQTLFSFFSPEIFPIGDPVLRTPFGEIWRATGTLEHPNILGFFLVFVFFLLLENIQKWRVLRILLVLGIFCTFSKATLIALIIGSIASFDTLDKIDKRIVSFIILSVLSVFVIFFRHTFDNMSVSESERILQIFVSFQIFLKHPIFGLGLGNSLSEAVKIVPIFPWQLQPVHNVFLLILSETGIVGFLIFAFLSGSIIRKIFANADPKRRKLFFGISAAVCTFALFDHLLITSTLGMILFGIYAGLVFQNED